A genomic window from Salvia splendens isolate huo1 chromosome 11, SspV2, whole genome shotgun sequence includes:
- the LOC121755445 gene encoding uncharacterized protein LOC121755445, which translates to MEESTVHEEEEAKMEKFFALVKSTREVREQLAGTSEKKERATTADKPQSTPWNPTFVLEDFVEAPAPVVEKEGTSKEGEK; encoded by the coding sequence atggagGAAAGTACTGTTCATGAAGAGGAAGAAGCGAAGATGGAGAAGTTCTTCGCATTGGTTAAAAGCACCCGAGAAGTGCGGGAGCAGCTGGCCGGTACGTCGGAGAAGAAAGAAAGAGCTACCACCGCAGATAAACCTCAATCGACGCCGTGGAATCCGACATTCGTGCTTGAAGATTTCGTGGAGGCGCCGGCGCCGGTGGTGGAGAAGGAAGGCACTTCTAAGGAgggagagaaatga
- the LOC121755828 gene encoding pyrrolidone-carboxylate peptidase-like produces MGSEGPAPVVAVHVTGFKKFHGVAENPTETIVNNLQSYMNKRGLPKGLILGTCTVLETAGQGAIVPLYQTLQSSLSKDANVPNSNRVIWVHFGVNSGATRFAIEQQAVNEATFRCADEMGWKPQRVPIVPADGGISRFRETSLPVKELTKSLAKMGYEVTASDDAGRFVCNYVYYHSLRFAEQNGIKSVFVHVPLFLTIDEETQMQFAATLLEILASIY; encoded by the exons ATGGGGTCTGAAGGTCCTGCTCCTGTAGTAGCAGTCCACGTGACCGGATTTAAGAAATTTCATGGGGTTGCAGAAAATCCTACTGAGACAATTGTGAATAATCTGCAATCATACATGAACAAAAGGGGTCTGCCAAAAGGGTTGATCCTTGGCACTTGTACAGTTCTTGAAACTGCAGGACAAGGAGCTATCGTTCCCTTATATCAAACTTTGCAATCTTCTTTGAGTAAGGATGCCAATGTTCCGAATTCCAACAGAGTTATTTGG GTTCATTTTGGGGTTAATAGTGGAGCAACAAGATTTGCTATAGAGCAACAAGCTGTCAATGAAGCTACATTCCGTTGTGCTGATGAGATGGGATGGAAGCCCCAG AGAGTTCCCATTGTTCCAGCAGATGGTGGGATCTCGCGATTTCGTGAG ACTTCTCTTCCAGTTAAGGAGTTAACAAAATCATTGGCGAAGATGGGATATGAGGTGACAGCATCAGATGATGCTGGTCGATTTGTTTGCAACTATGTATACTACCACTCGTTGCGGTTTGCAGAGCAAAATGGGATAAAATCAGTGTTTGTCCATGTTCCTCTCTTCTTGACAATAGATGAAGAGACTCAAATGCAGTTTGCTGCTACTCTGTTGGAAATACTTGCCTCCATATATTAG
- the LOC121753650 gene encoding zinc finger CCCH domain-containing protein 3-like, producing MPLGKYYCDYCDKQFQDTPPSRRRHLKGVAHQRAKALWYDALRASSQFGLDQVDDFQSISKGVCHRFVRTRSCHYRESCKYHHPKNNLTNMNAQRLEGTTAASNALSGGIPNSHLTGGANLPAVFLGDQMGMSLGNLPPSLLPPPEGGFPSMPFVDWG from the exons ATGCCGTTGGGGAAATACTACTGCGATTATTGTGACAAACAATTCCAGGACACTCCGCCATCACGGCGGCGCCACCTCAAAGGCGTTGCTCACCAGAGGGCCAAAGCTCTCTGGTACGATGCCCTTCGCGCCTCCTCACAAT ttggTCTGGATCAGGTTGATGACTTCCAGTCCATCAGCAAAGGCGTCTGCCATCGCTTTGTCCGTACG CGTTCTTGCCATTATAGAGAGTCATGCAAGTATCATCACCCCAAGAATAATTTGACAAATATGAATGCTCAAAGATTGGAAG GAACAACTGCTGCTAGTAATGCCCTGTCTGGGGGTATTCCCAATAGTCATTTGACTGGAGGAGCCAATCTGCCTG CTGTGTTCCTTGGCGATCAAATGGGAATGTCGCTTGGAAATCTACCTCCATCGTTGTTGCCTCCTCCAGAAGGCGGATTTCCATCTATGCCCTTTGTCGATTGGGGATAG